The nucleotide window GCCACAGACATCTACAACACCTACGTGCAAAGTGTGTGATGCGTCCGGATACAACATCTGGCCGGACTGCCCTTCAGATTCCACAAAAAGTTGGGTTAGCCTTGGCGGATTGGGATCAGCAAAATCAGTGCGGAAAGACAGCGTTGCGCTTGCGCGGATATGCCAGCCATTTGCTGCAATGTGTTCGTCTTCAATAACCGCACGGTATTGACCGGGTTGGACAGAAACCCGCCGGTGCCCTAACCACCGTCCAACAGGCAGATTTGGTACATTATACAGGGAATCTGCCGCGATCACCTCTTCTCCGCGAAACAGTGTCATGGCGACGCTTCGGGGCAACAAATCGTTGGTTTCATTCAGGAAATATCCGCCATCAGGCGCTTCTGCCAGTTCAATGCGTGTTGCTGCATTGTCCATTTGCCCCGCCCAACGCACAACGCCCTGCCCCGGATACAAGTCAACCACAGATGCATCAGCATAGACCACCGGTTGCTCCAGTCCTACCTGTAAGGTGCCAGCCTCATTTAGATATATTTCTTCGGTTTCCAACAGCGTTACCTGGTTCACCCGGGTTGCCAGGTTGAACAAGGAGAAATCCGCTGAATGGAGGGTGTGAAAATGACCTTCCCAGCTAAATCCTTCTGGGGCCGGCATCATAAAAATTGTTTTCTCGAACGGAGCTGATAGTACAAAAGGGTTGCCATCCGTTAGATCAAGCTTTGCCCCCATGGTTGCACGCCGGCCTGTGCTGCTCGCTGTATGCGTCCAGGGTACAAAGAATACGCTGTCGTGCCCCTCGGGTACGGTATGTTTGTAATTTACCTGTACCATGGTGGCCGGCGTATTCTTCAAGGTCATTTCCCCAGACAACCCATCATACGCACCAAAAGGCAGCACATAATAATCCCCTGTCTCAGAAAAGCCTGTTGCACGCACTTCAAGTTTGTAGGCATCGCTAAACGATGAAAAATACTGTACAGTCGGCAACGAAGCGGCCATCGACATAAACCCGCCTTGTTTCACAATCGCATATCCAGAGGCTTTATGCGTTATCGCGTGAATACCAGAAACATGCTCCAGGGGCTGCAACGTTACGTCTGTTGGCGCAAGGGTTACCGGATGAATTGCTTCTGCTGCAGAAATAACCTGGTGCACACCACCTTCTTCAAAAACGTTTTCTCGGACAACGACGCGTTTCCCCCCTTCAAATTCGGCAATCACATCGTACTGATCTTGCGGCAAAAACAAGAAAAAGTCATCCGCTGCATCGAGGAAAGAAAAAGAAGCCCCGGCGGTGTGTCCGAACAAGAAAAGCAGGTCAGCCGGCTCTGCCAGGGAAAGCCTTGACTGTACCGGATTAAAGAAAGAAAAAGCGATCACGTGATCTTGCGTTTCACTCTCAATCGTTATTTCTCCTTCAAATGCATCGGGAAAGTCGAGCTTCGGCAACGCAGCAACGGGTGCAGTAACAGAAAACGGTACATCAACGGATGTCCCCGGCGCAACAACAACGGATGTGGCACTGAAGTCCAGATCAACACCAGCCGGCAACCACGCCGTGCCGATTGTAAACGTCTCAGTGGTTTCGCCGAGGTTGTGAACACTCAACGTATCGGTATGCTGCCAGACTTCCTGAGAAGCATCAACGAGACCAAAATCAAATCTAGCTGGCGTAAACAAGGCATCAAGTTGCTTCGCTGGTAATGCTCCGACGCGTCCGGATTCTACAAACCAGGGCATCATGCCGCTGGCATCTGCAGATTGGGCGAGTGCAGCTTTGACGTGTGCTGGCGACCAATCCGGATTTGCCTGCAGCAGCCGAGCCGCTATGCCGGCTACGTGGGGTGTAGCCATCGAAGTCCCATCCATCTGCCGAAAGGCGCCATTTAACCAGGTAGATGTGACCGCAACGCCCGGAGCATACACATCTGGTTTTATACCAAATCTTGGCAGGGTAGCAGCTTTAATTGAACCTGTTGGCCCCTGTGCGCTAAACGAAGCCACATGCCCATCGTCTGTGACCGCACCAACAGTAATCGCCGGCAGGGCATTTCCGGGCGCTGCAATCGATGCTTTTCCAAGATGGCCGGCATTACCAGCAGCAACAACGCAAACAATGCCGGCAGCAATGGCCCGCTCGACCGCAAGCGTGACGGGATGGTTCGAGTCACCGCCGGCGCCACTGCCGAGGCTCAAGTTGATGACATCCACCGCGTCGTCTGTAAGTGGATTTTCGTCAGGGTCCATCGCCCGTTCTATTGCAGCAAGCACCCAGGAGTCTTTGCCTCCCCCTTCTACATCCAATACTTTGTAGGCGAGGATTTTTGCGTCAGTGGCAACACCGGCCCATGTGTCGTCATACCCTGCCGCGATGCCGGCTACGTGCGTGCCATGCCCGTTATCATCGAGCGGGTCTGCGTCATCGTTTACAAAATCGTAGCCTCCAATCACTTTATGCTCGGGCCCCAGTTGTCCACCAAGCGCGGGATGGGTGTAGTCAACGCCGGTATCAATAACTGCAATTGTGATGCCGGCACCGGTGCCCTCAAAAGCATCGGTAACTGCCTCTTCTGGCATCACCTCTGGCACACCTGCATCCATAGCATGCATATCACCATCAGCATGAATACGTTTTACATACGGCCAGGCACGAACAGATGCGATAAGATCGCCTGGGAGTTGCAGGGCTACACCGTTGAATGCCCTGGTGAAGTGTTTTGGATGGTCGGCTCGCTTGGCAACTGTATGCGTGGTGTACAGGGCTGCAAGATCAGCGTCAAATTGGGCGTGGGTGGAGGCAACTGCGCTACTCTTGGACCCTGCGCCGGCGGCCGCGGCAACGTCCGGCTGGTTAAACTCAACAATAATGGCAACGGGTGCTGCTCCATCTGCTACCGCATCCTGTAGCGGGACTCCGTTTTTGAGCACCTGGAATGACTGCGTTGGCTGGACCCGTTGTTGCGCACGGGCTGACATGATGCATATAAGCATCAGTACGCCTGTTATGATGGCAATTCTGGTATCCTGCGTCATGCTTCCTGGTCGGGTCCTTGGCTAGCAATTAACTACCCACCAAGAATAGCCAGAACCTGACGCTTTTTTATCAGACTACGGGCTAAGCCTCTAGCGCTTCTAACGCATCCCGCGTGCGCCACTGTGTTGTTACCCGGGGCGACATTAGCGCTTCCTCAGCTCGATCCTGTCACTTTTCGCTTACCGATGGAGGGGCATGTTGGCCTATCCCTGGCTGTGGCCCAGGCTTCATATAGCCAACCCGTCGCAGCCGGCGTTTATTTTGCAAGCATCATGTCGCTGTAAGAGAGGGCGATGAGGTCTATATCTGCTACAGCAAAGCTGGCTTTCATTTGATCGCACTGTGCAGCAAGAGAAGCTTCTGTCCGAGACCCTTCTTCATCGATGGCTTCAACCTCAACAAATTGCCCAAGCCCGTCTACCTCATCCAAATGTATTTTGATGTTGTCGATGAAGTAGATGTGTCGGCGTTTGTCTACAACGGCAAGCACACCCAACGCCCGTGACAACAGCTTGCGGAGGGCAACAGAGAACGGCTTCTCTACGGGAAAAAGCAGTACGTCCGACCGTTTGGGGCCGGCCTGATTTGCCCGACTGTAGAAAATGAGTTTCCGCTCGATGGACCCTTCCCGTAACTTCAGTCGGCCGGCCGGTACCTTGAAGTACGTGTCGATTTGATGATCTTCCCCGACATACCGGGCCTGCTTCTCAGACAAAATTTCGCGCAAAGGCGCATGATCTGCGCAGTAGGCTTTGAACTCGATAATCTTGATGTCCGGCATGGAAAGGAGTTTAAGGTTGAATGAAAGGTAAAGGTGGTTAACCTTAAACGTTTAGCCTTTAACTTTCAACCCGAAACCCGCATGTCGGGCACGATGAATGCTGCAGGGAATTGGGGGGCCAGTTTTTCGAGCACTACGCGTGCTTCTTCCCGGGAGCGAAAATGGCCTATCCTGATTTTGTAGTTGGGGGATTGTTTTTTGACTTCAATCGGTAAATAGGCCACCCCAAACAACGCGCGTTGTTGAGTTTCAGCAAGGCTTTCCCACCAGGCATTGGCATCTTCCACCCAAGCATCTGCGGCATGCTGATCCTGCGTAGAGAATACCTGAATTTGGAAGCCGCGGACGGCACCTCGCTCAAATTGTGCAGTGTACCCATATTCCGGTTGTGCAACGGCACAGGCAGAAAGGGTCATGATGAGCGCAAAGGCTGTATAGCGCGCCGGCAACATGGCGGGGGGACGCGCGGTGTTGCTGTAGTACTTAGCTATCGATCTCAAATGCATTAGTCCCCCATGGTATGGTCTATGAATGACTTGCGATTTCGGACTTCAGATCGTAGGATGGACGTAACACCCATAACCTGCCCATTCAACCACCAAAGACCATGCCCGGACACCCGGAAATACCGAAAGGGCCTGTTTTTTTCACCCATGATGCCCCTGCCGCCTACAAACGCCGGCGCATCCTGTTTGCCCTGCTGGTGCTGCTTTGCAGCCTTTCAACAATCTGGCCCATATATCCTTTATTTTCAAAAACTTACCCGCTGGTATTCAGCCTACCCTTTTCGCTGGCATGGCTGGTAATTCTACTGCTGGTCACGATGGCCGGCCTTACGTGGCTCTACCAGGCAGACCACAAATCTTCCTAACCCCCTTTTAAGCGGTTCATTATGGAAACGTGGCTCACGGCCCTCATCGTTTGCGGCCTCTATCTCATAATTACACTAATCACGGGCCTTTTAACCGGTCGTAACATTTCAAAAAGTGTAACCGGATTTGTAGCCGGCGACCGGTCGATGAATGTGGTTGTCCTTTATTTTGTAATGGGGGCTTCAATTTTTTCTGCATTTGCCTTCCTGGGCGGCCCCGGTTGGGCTTATTCGCGTGGCGCAGCCGCGTATTATATCATTGCATACGGTATTGTCGGCATCATTCCACTCTACTTCTTCGGCCCCAAAACACGGCGTATAGGCGCGAAGCTTGGCTTTGTTACCCAAGCAGAACTCTTGAGCCACCGGTATGGCAGCAGACTGCTTTCGGTAATGCTCGCCCTGCTCAGCATTATTGTTTTTATCCCGTACCTGACCCTGCAAATGAAAGGGGCCGGCTACATCCTGGAAACCATTTCTGATGGCTATATCCCCGACTGGGTAGGTGCGCTAATTACCTACAGCATCGTGCTCATTTACGTATTCAGGAGCGGTGTGATGGGCATTGGGTGGACCAACGCGTTCCAGGGTGTTTTCATGATGATCATTGCCTGGTTCCTCGGACTCTATCTCCCCAACAAGCTCTATGGTGGCGTTGGTCCCATGTTCGAGCAACTGGCAGCCGGTGAGTGGAATGATATGCTGGCAGCCCCCGGTCTTACAAGCAGCGGCGCACCATGGGATTGGTGGGGATTTAGTTCTGCCGTAGTGGTCTCAGCATTTGGTTTTTCGATGTGGCCCCACTTGTTCATGAAAAGCTATGCTGCAAAAAGCGATCGTTCGCTTCGCCTGACCGTTGTGCTGTACCCCACCTTTCAGATTTTCCTCGTACCCATTCTGCTGATTGGATTCTCTGGCATCATTGCATTTGCTGGTGTATCTCCGGCAGACACCATTGTCCCCCATATCCTGAAACAGGAGTCCATCGGGCTTTCAGGTTGGATCGTAGGCCTTGTCTGCGCCGGCACCCTTGCAGCTTCGATGTCTTCTGGCGACGCCATTTTGCACGCAGCTGCATCCATTGGTATCCGCGACGGCGTGAACAAAATGTATCCCGACTTGCTAAATGACCAACAGCAACGCAAGTGGATTCAAGTGTTAATTATTGTAATTAGCGCCATTGCGTACTACTTCGCAGTATTTTCTGAAGTAGGCATTGTGCAGCTGTTACTGGGATCTTATGGCGGAGTGGCACAGATTTTTCCGTTAATTTTTGCGGCATTCTATTGGCCCCGCGGCAATGGAAAAGGCGCTGTTGCCGGCCTGGTGGCAGGACTGGTGGTGAACATGTTCTTCCTTATCCAGCCTGAATTCAAGCCGTTTCCCATGCATGAGGGCAT belongs to Bacteroidota bacterium and includes:
- a CDS encoding S8 family serine peptidase; translated protein: MTQDTRIAIITGVLMLICIMSARAQQRVQPTQSFQVLKNGVPLQDAVADGAAPVAIIVEFNQPDVAAAAGAGSKSSAVASTHAQFDADLAALYTTHTVAKRADHPKHFTRAFNGVALQLPGDLIASVRAWPYVKRIHADGDMHAMDAGVPEVMPEEAVTDAFEGTGAGITIAVIDTGVDYTHPALGGQLGPEHKVIGGYDFVNDDADPLDDNGHGTHVAGIAAGYDDTWAGVATDAKILAYKVLDVEGGGKDSWVLAAIERAMDPDENPLTDDAVDVINLSLGSGAGGDSNHPVTLAVERAIAAGIVCVVAAGNAGHLGKASIAAPGNALPAITVGAVTDDGHVASFSAQGPTGSIKAATLPRFGIKPDVYAPGVAVTSTWLNGAFRQMDGTSMATPHVAGIAARLLQANPDWSPAHVKAALAQSADASGMMPWFVESGRVGALPAKQLDALFTPARFDFGLVDASQEVWQHTDTLSVHNLGETTETFTIGTAWLPAGVDLDFSATSVVVAPGTSVDVPFSVTAPVAALPKLDFPDAFEGEITIESETQDHVIAFSFFNPVQSRLSLAEPADLLFLFGHTAGASFSFLDAADDFFLFLPQDQYDVIAEFEGGKRVVVRENVFEEGGVHQVISAAEAIHPVTLAPTDVTLQPLEHVSGIHAITHKASGYAIVKQGGFMSMAASLPTVQYFSSFSDAYKLEVRATGFSETGDYYVLPFGAYDGLSGEMTLKNTPATMVQVNYKHTVPEGHDSVFFVPWTHTASSTGRRATMGAKLDLTDGNPFVLSAPFEKTIFMMPAPEGFSWEGHFHTLHSADFSLFNLATRVNQVTLLETEEIYLNEAGTLQVGLEQPVVYADASVVDLYPGQGVVRWAGQMDNAATRIELAEAPDGGYFLNETNDLLPRSVAMTLFRGEEVIAADSLYNVPNLPVGRWLGHRRVSVQPGQYRAVIEDEHIAANGWHIRASATLSFRTDFADPNPPRLTQLFVESEGQSGQMLYPDASHTLHVGVVDVCGWCTTSSSVDALEIQVKLMQDSVWHTLSLPDGAVSGNHMVAAALPAGLAEGLYAVRVSAADEYANAMVYELAPAFELGMSRIPVLLAPEADAQDVDVTPTIVWHPVPEAQKYEIQLATDENFSGLVAQLESPEATLQLAALLEHGVRYHWRVRAHTTAGVKAWSPGRWFETSPRVVTGEGEVQIKPFALEAVYPNPAYDQVAVQYAIPVVSQVKMDVFDVLGRRIQSLEKSVKAPGVYQQVVEVSQYAPGTYVLRLEAGEHVATRTFVRR
- a CDS encoding class IV adenylate cyclase yields the protein MPDIKIIEFKAYCADHAPLREILSEKQARYVGEDHQIDTYFKVPAGRLKLREGSIERKLIFYSRANQAGPKRSDVLLFPVEKPFSVALRKLLSRALGVLAVVDKRRHIYFIDNIKIHLDEVDGLGQFVEVEAIDEEGSRTEASLAAQCDQMKASFAVADIDLIALSYSDMMLAK
- a CDS encoding SPOR domain-containing protein yields the protein MRSIAKYYSNTARPPAMLPARYTAFALIMTLSACAVAQPEYGYTAQFERGAVRGFQIQVFSTQDQHAADAWVEDANAWWESLAETQQRALFGVAYLPIEVKKQSPNYKIRIGHFRSREEARVVLEKLAPQFPAAFIVPDMRVSG
- a CDS encoding sodium:solute symporter family protein, with translation METWLTALIVCGLYLIITLITGLLTGRNISKSVTGFVAGDRSMNVVVLYFVMGASIFSAFAFLGGPGWAYSRGAAAYYIIAYGIVGIIPLYFFGPKTRRIGAKLGFVTQAELLSHRYGSRLLSVMLALLSIIVFIPYLTLQMKGAGYILETISDGYIPDWVGALITYSIVLIYVFRSGVMGIGWTNAFQGVFMMIIAWFLGLYLPNKLYGGVGPMFEQLAAGEWNDMLAAPGLTSSGAPWDWWGFSSAVVVSAFGFSMWPHLFMKSYAAKSDRSLRLTVVLYPTFQIFLVPILLIGFSGIIAFAGVSPADTIVPHILKQESIGLSGWIVGLVCAGTLAASMSSGDAILHAAASIGIRDGVNKMYPDLLNDQQQRKWIQVLIIVISAIAYYFAVFSEVGIVQLLLGSYGGVAQIFPLIFAAFYWPRGNGKGAVAGLVAGLVVNMFFLIQPEFKPFPMHEGIYGLLANILVFVTVSLLTPPEPLEKLKLYTHLAEEEAPAAV